One segment of Dama dama isolate Ldn47 chromosome 15, ASM3311817v1, whole genome shotgun sequence DNA contains the following:
- the CHRM3 gene encoding muscarinic acetylcholine receptor M3 isoform X1: MTLHNNNTTSPLFLNISSSWIHGPSDTGLPPGTVTHFGSYNISRAAGNLSSPNGTTSDPLGGHTIWQVVFIAFLTGVLALVTIIGNILVIVAFKVNKQLKTVNNYFLLSLACADLIIGVISMNLFTTYIIMNRWALGNLACDLWLSIDYVASNASVMNLLVISFDRYFSITRPLTYRAKRTTKRAGVMIGLAWVISFILWAPAILFWQYFVGKRTVPPGECFIQFLSEPTITFGTAIAAFYMPVTIMTILYWRIYKETEKRTKELAGLQASGTEAEAENFVHPTGSSRSCSSYELQQQSMKRSARRKYGRCHFWFSTKSWKPSAEQMDQDHSSSDSWNNNDAAASLENSASSDEEDIGSETRAIYSIVLKLPGHSTILNSTKLPSSDNLQVPEEELGTVGLEKKTSKLQAQQSMDDGGSFQKSFSKLPIQLESAVDTAKAPDVNSSVGKTTATLPLSFKEATLAKRFALKTRSQITKRKRMSLIKEKKAAQTLSAILLAFIITWTPYNIMVLVNTFCDSCIPKTYWNLGYWLCYINSTVNPVCYALCNKTFRNTFKMLLLCQCDKRKRRKQQYQQRQSVIFHKRAPEQAL; encoded by the coding sequence ATGACCTTGCACAATAACAATACAACCTCACCCTTGTTTCTGAACATCAGCTCTTCCTGGATTCACGGCCCTTCGGATACAGGGCTGCCCCCAGGAACGGTTACTCATTTTGGCAGCTACAACATTTCTCGGGCAGCTGGGAATCTCTCCTCTCCAAATGGCACCACCAGTGACCCTCTAGGAGGTCATACCATCTGGCAGGTGGTCTTCATTGCATTCTTAACAGGCGTCCTGGCCTTGGTGACCATCATTGGCAACATCCTGGTGATAGTGGCATTCAAGGTCAACAAGCAGCTGAAGACAGTCAACAATTACTTCCTCCTAAGTCTGGCCTGTGCTGACCTGATCATTGGGGTCATTTCAATGAATCTGTTTACTACCTACATCATCATGAACCGATGGGCGTTAGGGAACCTGGCCTGTGACCTCTGGCTGTCCATTGACTATGTGGCTAGCAATGCCTCCGTCATGAACCTTCTGGTCATCAGCTTTGACAGATACTTTTCCATCACGAGGCCACTCACGTACCGAGCCAAACGAACAACAAAGCGAGCTGGTGTGATGATAGGTTTGGCTTGGGTCATCTCCTTCATCCTTTGGGCTCCTGCCATCTTGTTCTGGCAATACTTTGTTGGCAAGAGGACTGTGCCTCCAGGGGAGTGTTTCATCCAGTTCCTCAGTGAGCCCACCATCACCTTTGGTACGGCCATCGCTGCCTTTTATATGCCTGTCACCATCATGACTATTTTATACTGGAGGATCtataaggaaactgaaaaacGTACCAAAGAACTTGCTGGGCTGCAGGCCTCTGGAACAGAGGCCGAGGCAGAGAACTTTGTCCACCCCACGGGCAGTTCTCGAAGCTGCAGCAGCTATGAGCTCCAGcagcagagcatgaaacgctcagccAGGAGGAAGTACGGACGCTGCCACTTCTGGTTCTCAACCAAGAGCTGGAAGCCAAGCGCCGAGCAGATGGATCAAGACCACAGCAGCAGCGACAGCTGGAATAACAATGATGCTGCTGCCTCCCTGGAGAACTCTGCCTCCTCCGACGAGGAGGACATTGGCTCAGAGACCAGAGCCATCTACTCCATCGTGCTCAAGCTCCCAGGTCACAGCACCATCCTCAACTCCACCAAACTACCCTCATCCGACAACCTGCAGGTGCcggaggaggagctggggacGGTGGGCTTGGAGAAGAAAACCAGCAAGCTTCAGGCCCAGCAGAGCATGGACGACGGAGGCAGCTTTCAGAAAAGCTTCTCCAAGCTTCCCATCCAGTTAGAGTCTGCCGTGGACACAGCCAAGGCCCCTGATGTCAACTCCTCGGTGGGTAAGACCACGGCCACTCTACCTCTGTCCTTCAAGGAAGCTACGCTGGCCAAGAGGTTTGCTCTGAAGACCAGAAGCCAGATCACGAAGCGAAAACGGATGTCCCTCATCAAGGAGAAGAAAGCAGCCCAGACCCTCAGCGCCATCCTGCTTGCCTTCATCATCACCTGGACCCCCTACAATATCATGGTCCTGGTGAACACCTTTTGTGACAGCTGTATCCCCAAAACCTATTGGAATCTGGGCTACTGGCTGTGCTACATCAACAGCACGGTGAACCCCGTGTGCTATGCCCTGTGCAACAAAACGTTCAGAAACACGTTCAAGATGCTGCTCTTGTGCCAGTGCGACAAGAGGAAGAGGCGCAAGCAGCAGTACCAGCAGAGACAGTCGGTCATCTTCCACAAGCGGGCGCCTGAGCAGGCCTTGTAG
- the CHRM3 gene encoding muscarinic acetylcholine receptor M3 isoform X2, translating to MQSAFVATWHLVSFYKESSAHSTVIDTLDWFEDPTWSRLCQRVTMTLHNNNTTSPLFLNISSSWIHGPSDTGLPPGTVTHFGSYNISRAAGNLSSPNGTTSDPLGGHTIWQVVFIAFLTGVLALVTIIGNILVIVAFKVNKQLKTVNNYFLLSLACADLIIGVISMNLFTTYIIMNRWALGNLACDLWLSIDYVASNASVMNLLVISFDRYFSITRPLTYRAKRTTKRAGVMIGLAWVISFILWAPAILFWQYFVGKRTVPPGECFIQFLSEPTITFGTAIAAFYMPVTIMTILYWRIYKETEKRTKELAGLQASGTEAEAENFVHPTGSSRSCSSYELQQQSMKRSARRKYGRCHFWFSTKSWKPSAEQMDQDHSSSDSWNNNDAAASLENSASSDEEDIGSETRAIYSIVLKLPGHSTILNSTKLPSSDNLQVPEEELGTVGLEKKTSKLQAQQSMDDGGSFQKSFSKLPIQLESAVDTAKAPDVNSSVGKTTATLPLSFKEATLAKRFALKTRSQITKRKRMSLIKEKKAAQTLSAILLAFIITWTPYNIMVLVNTFCDSCIPKTYWNLGYWLCYINSTVNPVCYALCNKTFRNTFKMLLLCQCDKRKRRKQQYQQRQSVIFHKRAPEQAL from the coding sequence aCTATGTCAGAGAGTCACCATGACCTTGCACAATAACAATACAACCTCACCCTTGTTTCTGAACATCAGCTCTTCCTGGATTCACGGCCCTTCGGATACAGGGCTGCCCCCAGGAACGGTTACTCATTTTGGCAGCTACAACATTTCTCGGGCAGCTGGGAATCTCTCCTCTCCAAATGGCACCACCAGTGACCCTCTAGGAGGTCATACCATCTGGCAGGTGGTCTTCATTGCATTCTTAACAGGCGTCCTGGCCTTGGTGACCATCATTGGCAACATCCTGGTGATAGTGGCATTCAAGGTCAACAAGCAGCTGAAGACAGTCAACAATTACTTCCTCCTAAGTCTGGCCTGTGCTGACCTGATCATTGGGGTCATTTCAATGAATCTGTTTACTACCTACATCATCATGAACCGATGGGCGTTAGGGAACCTGGCCTGTGACCTCTGGCTGTCCATTGACTATGTGGCTAGCAATGCCTCCGTCATGAACCTTCTGGTCATCAGCTTTGACAGATACTTTTCCATCACGAGGCCACTCACGTACCGAGCCAAACGAACAACAAAGCGAGCTGGTGTGATGATAGGTTTGGCTTGGGTCATCTCCTTCATCCTTTGGGCTCCTGCCATCTTGTTCTGGCAATACTTTGTTGGCAAGAGGACTGTGCCTCCAGGGGAGTGTTTCATCCAGTTCCTCAGTGAGCCCACCATCACCTTTGGTACGGCCATCGCTGCCTTTTATATGCCTGTCACCATCATGACTATTTTATACTGGAGGATCtataaggaaactgaaaaacGTACCAAAGAACTTGCTGGGCTGCAGGCCTCTGGAACAGAGGCCGAGGCAGAGAACTTTGTCCACCCCACGGGCAGTTCTCGAAGCTGCAGCAGCTATGAGCTCCAGcagcagagcatgaaacgctcagccAGGAGGAAGTACGGACGCTGCCACTTCTGGTTCTCAACCAAGAGCTGGAAGCCAAGCGCCGAGCAGATGGATCAAGACCACAGCAGCAGCGACAGCTGGAATAACAATGATGCTGCTGCCTCCCTGGAGAACTCTGCCTCCTCCGACGAGGAGGACATTGGCTCAGAGACCAGAGCCATCTACTCCATCGTGCTCAAGCTCCCAGGTCACAGCACCATCCTCAACTCCACCAAACTACCCTCATCCGACAACCTGCAGGTGCcggaggaggagctggggacGGTGGGCTTGGAGAAGAAAACCAGCAAGCTTCAGGCCCAGCAGAGCATGGACGACGGAGGCAGCTTTCAGAAAAGCTTCTCCAAGCTTCCCATCCAGTTAGAGTCTGCCGTGGACACAGCCAAGGCCCCTGATGTCAACTCCTCGGTGGGTAAGACCACGGCCACTCTACCTCTGTCCTTCAAGGAAGCTACGCTGGCCAAGAGGTTTGCTCTGAAGACCAGAAGCCAGATCACGAAGCGAAAACGGATGTCCCTCATCAAGGAGAAGAAAGCAGCCCAGACCCTCAGCGCCATCCTGCTTGCCTTCATCATCACCTGGACCCCCTACAATATCATGGTCCTGGTGAACACCTTTTGTGACAGCTGTATCCCCAAAACCTATTGGAATCTGGGCTACTGGCTGTGCTACATCAACAGCACGGTGAACCCCGTGTGCTATGCCCTGTGCAACAAAACGTTCAGAAACACGTTCAAGATGCTGCTCTTGTGCCAGTGCGACAAGAGGAAGAGGCGCAAGCAGCAGTACCAGCAGAGACAGTCGGTCATCTTCCACAAGCGGGCGCCTGAGCAGGCCTTGTAG